Proteins co-encoded in one Brassica oleracea var. oleracea cultivar TO1000 chromosome C4, BOL, whole genome shotgun sequence genomic window:
- the LOC106337272 gene encoding xylosyltransferase 1: MKRSHISSPRSCSFSRPAISLFFVILLFLLGLTLTSRKPSGSPPNRILTGKPSIPKLAYLVTGTKGDAKRVKRLLRAIHHPRNYYLLHLDLQASDEERMDLAKYVRSEKEKMKNVMVMGLADLVTEKGPTMLASTLHGVAILLKKAEDWDWFINLSSSDYPLMPQDDILHIFSYLPRYLNFIEHTSNIGWKESQRARPIIIDPGFYHSKKSGVFWAKERRSLPASFKLFMGSTSVALTRPFLEFCIWGWDNLPRTLLMYYTNFLLSSEGYFQTVVCNNKDYQNTTVNHDLHYTHWDTVLQQRALNLTVEDFHDMFQSGAPFAREFREDDLVLDKIDAELLGQTDGGLGLKTREVVKPTVAWKRLEKLMVKLLDHENFRAKQCK; encoded by the exons ATGAAAAGATCTCACATTTCTTCTCCTCGCTCTTGCTCTTTCTCTCGCCCAGCGATCTCACTGTTCTTTGTCATCCTCTTGTTCCTTCTGGGTTTAACACTAACCTCCCGAAAACCATCCGGTTCACCCCCAAACCGAATCCTAACCGGGAAACCCAGCATCCCCAAGCTAGCGTACTTGGTAACGGGCACGAAAGGAGATGCGAAACGTGTGAAACGCCTCCTCAGAGCGATACACCATCCTCGAAACTACTATCTTCTCCATCTCGACCTTCAAGCCTCCGACGAAGAAAGGATGGATCTTGCCAAGTACGTGAGGTCGGAGAAGGAGAAGATGAAGAACGTTATGGTGATGGGTTTGGCCGACTTGGTTACGGAGAAAGGTCCGACTATGTTAGCTAGCACGCTCCATGGTGTTGCGATTCTGTTGAAGAAGGCTGAGGATTGGGATTGGTTTATTAATCTCAGTTCCTCTGATTATCCTCTCATGCCTCAAGATG ATATATTGCATATCTTCTCATACTTGCCTCGTTACCTGAACTTCATTGAGCACACAAGCAACATCGGCTGGAAAGA GAGCCAAAGAGCAAGACCTATCATCATCGATCCTGGCTTTTACCATTCCAAGAAATCTGGTGTCTTTTGGGCTAAAGAACGAAGATCTTTGCCTGCTTCCTTCAAACTTTTCATGG GGTCAACAAGTGTAGCTCTAACAAGACCATTCCTCGAGTTCTGCATCTGGGGATGGGACAACCTCCCAAGAACACTATTAATGTACTACACCAACTTCCTTTTGTCATCAGAAGGCTATTTTCAGACAGTTGTGTGCAACAACAAAGACTATCAGAACACAACTGTTAACCACGACTTGCATTACACGCACTGGGATACTGTTCTGCAGCAGCGTGCCTTGAATCTAACGGTTGAGGATTTTCATGACATGTTCCAAAGCGGGGCGCCATTTGCAAGGGAGTTTCGAGAGGATGATCTCGTACTCGATAAGATCGACGCCGAGCTGCTTGGTCAAACGGACGGTGGATTGGGGTTGAAAACTCGGGAGGTTGTTAAACCAACGGTGGCTTGGAAGAGGCTTGAGAAGCTCATGGTTAAGCTTCTTGATCATGAGAATTTCAGGGCTAAGCAATGTAAATAG